The Streptomyces sp. NBC_00510 genomic interval ACGCCGCGCCGTGGCTGGCCGCGTCGGTGGTCGACGGCGGACTGGCGCCGGGCTGGTTCACCATCGGCGACCACACCTGGCCGTACCACGCCGCGTTCTGGACGGGCCTGCTCGTCGCCCTCGGCGGGGCGGCCGCGGCCTCGTGGCGGGCCGGCCGTACCGGCCCGGCGCAGGCGCTGCGCGAGGCCTCCGTGGACACCGGGGCGATGACGTGGGGCCGGTGGCTGTCCGGCGGCGGGCTGCTGCTGACCGCCGTGGTGACCCTCTGCGTCACGCTGTACGGCGACCCCGGCGACCTGCTGCACCGCAAGACGTACGTGAGCCGGCCGATGCTGCTGATCACCGCGACCGCGCTGCTCGCACCCGTCGTGCTGCGCCCGCTGACCCGGCTGCTCGCGCGGGCCTCGGGCCTGCTGCCCGGCGCGGCCGGCATGCTGGTGGGCGAGAACGCCGCCGCCGGCGTGCGCCGTACCGCCGCGGTCGCCTCGCCCGTGCTGGTGATGGTCGCCCTCACGGGCTCACTCCTCGGCGCCACCGCCACGCTCGGCCGTGCCGAGGCCGCCGAGGCACGCGAGCGGACCACCGCCGCCTTCGTCCTCGTCGCACCGGACGGCGCGGGCTTCGGCACCCGGACCCTGGAGCGTCTGCGCGACGTCCCCAGGACGCAGGTGTCACCGACCGCGTCGAGCGCGGTGTACGTCCTGGAGGACGGCCCGGCGCTGATCAGGTCCGATGCGCACGCCGCCGACCCCCGGGCCCTCGCCGCCACCAGCCGGCTGCCGCTCGTCGCGGGGAAGGTGAGCGACCTGGACGACGGGTCGATCGTCGTCAACGAGGAATGGGAACGCCACTCCGTCGGGCAGAGCGTCCGGGTGTGGCTCGGGAACGGCACTGGCAGGACGCTGCGCATCGCGGCGGTGATGGCCACCGGCACGGGCGGGAACGGCGTCTACGTCACCCCCGCCAACGCCCCCGGCGCTCCCGTCGACCGGGTGGACGTCGCCCTGGCCCACGGCGCCGACCCCGGCGCGGTGGCCGCCGCGCTGCGCGAGGCGGTGCAGCCGTCCGGCGGCCGGGTGCTCACCCGGGACGCGTGGCTCGCGGCCGGCCGGCCGGAGAACGACCGCACGACCCGGCTCGGCTTCCTGCTCGTCCTCGGCATCGCCCTGCTCTACACCGCCATCTCCCTGGTCAACACCATGGTGATGGCCACCTCCGATCGGGTGCGCGAGCTGGCCGTGCTGCGGCTGGCCGGGGCCACGCGGCGGCAGGTGCTGCGGCTGGTGGGCGCCGAGTCCCTGGTGGTCGTCGCGGTCGGCGCGCTGCTCGGCCTGGCCGTCGCCGCGCTCAACCTCGCCGGGATGCGCTGCGCGCTGGCCCTGCTGTCGGTGGACAGCCCGATCGCACTGCCGTGGACGGCCGTCGGTGCGGCCGTCGGCGCGTGCGCGGTGCTCGCGGTCGCCGCCGCGACCGTCCCGGCCGCGCTGGCCGTGCGGGGCCCGGCGGCGGCACTCGCCGGGATGCGGGAGTGAACCCCGCGCCGGGCCCTCGGCGACGTTCACACCGAGGGCCCGCGGGGACACGGAGACGTCCGTGTCCCC includes:
- a CDS encoding FtsX-like permease family protein; translation: MLSLALHTLRTRWVTFAGSFVALSLGVALLAVMGLVLASSQDAPERGPERFAAAPVVVRGQDTLRVPTPRGERTQPLAQPRSVPAATVAGLRRLGTVVEDRSFPVRAEGGPGDLVGHPWSTAAFAPYRLGAGRAPRAADEVVVTGGWATPGARVRTDRGTVRVVGIVPGRGFEHAVFYTDARAARLCPVSVQLVAAADAAAVRDAVRGSGARVLTGNDRRHADADPGRDTEAVTALNALFGTAGGVTAFVSVFVVASTFAFAVAQRRREFGLLRTAGATPGRLRRMVLTESLLVGVLASAAGCALGGYAAPWLAASVVDGGLAPGWFTIGDHTWPYHAAFWTGLLVALGGAAAASWRAGRTGPAQALREASVDTGAMTWGRWLSGGGLLLTAVVTLCVTLYGDPGDLLHRKTYVSRPMLLITATALLAPVVLRPLTRLLARASGLLPGAAGMLVGENAAAGVRRTAAVASPVLVMVALTGSLLGATATLGRAEAAEARERTTAAFVLVAPDGAGFGTRTLERLRDVPRTQVSPTASSAVYVLEDGPALIRSDAHAADPRALAATSRLPLVAGKVSDLDDGSIVVNEEWERHSVGQSVRVWLGNGTGRTLRIAAVMATGTGGNGVYVTPANAPGAPVDRVDVALAHGADPGAVAAALREAVQPSGGRVLTRDAWLAAGRPENDRTTRLGFLLVLGIALLYTAISLVNTMVMATSDRVRELAVLRLAGATRRQVLRLVGAESLVVVAVGALLGLAVAALNLAGMRCALALLSVDSPIALPWTAVGAAVGACAVLAVAAATVPAALAVRGPAAALAGMRE